In the genome of Telluria mixta, the window GTCAGTATCACAACTTGTGGCTTCGATCGGCGCGCTCGATGGCCGGTTCAAGCGCGACGCCGCTGCCGACGATGAGCACCTTGAACAATTCCCCCATTTCGGCCGGCGACACGAGTTTTTGCACGGCCTTCGACTGCGGCAGGTAGCGCAGCGCGTCCTCCGGATCCGTCTTCAGCAGCAGCTCGCCGATCCCGGCCGCCAGCAGGAATGCCGCCTGGCTCATATAGCCGAGCACGTCCAGTCCCGCGCCATGGGCCGCCAGCGCCATCGCCGTGAAATCGACGTGCGCCGTGATGTCCTGCAGGCCTGGCAGATAAAACGGATCGGGGTGCGCATGGTGGCGGTAATGACACATCAGCGTGCCGCTCGTGCGCTCGTCGAAATAATATTCGTGGGCCGGGAAACCATAGTCGATCAGGATCGCGGCGCCCTTTCCCTTCTCGAACATCTGCGCCAGCGAGCGCATGAAACCGCAGGCAACCGGGTGCACTTCGGTCAGATAGCCGTCCTGCAGGGTGTCGGCGTCGGGAATCTGGCGGGCGATCTGGTCCACCAGCGCCGCGTCGGGTTCTGCGGGGGTGAAGGCGAAGCGGCCGTCTTCCACCGTCACCATCTGGCGCAGCCAGCGGCCGGCGTCGCGCACGACGAGCTCGACCGGCATCGCATCCAGCACTTCGTTGGCGAGCACGACGCCGCGGAACGCCACGGGGAAATCGTGCGTCCAGCGCACCTGCGGGAAATCCTTCAGCACTTCCTGCTGGCGGGCGCGCAATTCGCCCGACAGTTCGATGATCGTATAACTGTCGACGCGCACACCCAGTTCGCCCAGCGTCGTCAGGACGTCGTACGCGAGTTTGCCCGTGCCGGCGCCGAATTCGATAATGTTAGGGGCACTTTGGGCCATAATAGCGGCGGCCGCGCGCGCCAGCGTGGCGCCGAACAGCGGACTGATCTCGGGCGACGTGGTGAAATCGCCATCGCGGCCCAGCTTCGCCGCACCGCCGCTGTAATAGCCGAGATTCGGCGCGTACAGCGCCAGTTCCATGAAACGCGCAAACGGGATGGCGCCGCCCTGGTCGGCGATCTCGGCAGCGATCATGCGCTGCAGGGCTTGGGACGCGGCCAGTGCGTCGCTGGAGGGAAGAGGTAAGGACATCCGGCCATTGTAGCGAGAATCGGCAGCGACCCACAAACCACGATGACACAGACATTTTCGACTCCTGATTCAATTGGCACACCCGTAGACCGCCCGCATGCGGGACGCGCGCGCGTGGCCCTCGTCACCGGCGCAGGCCGGCGCATCGGCCGCGCCATCGCGCTTGGCATGGCCGAGGCCGGCTGGGACGTCGCCGTGCACTACCGCCAGTCCGCGTCGGATGCCGACGAGGTCGTCGCGGCCATCCGCGCCCTGGGCCGGCGCGCCGTCGCGCTACATGCCGATCTCGCCATTGATGCCGCCGTGCGTGCCCTGCCCCGCCAGGCCGTGCACCTGCTGGGTGCGCTGGATTGCATCGTCAACAACGCGTCGTTGTTCGAATACGACAAGCCGGACGATTTTTCTCCGGCACTGCTGGCCACGCACATGCAGTGCAACGTGGCCGCCCCGCTGCTGCTCGCGCAAGAATTGCACGCGCTGGTGCCGGACGGCGGCCAGGCCGTCGTGATCAACTTGCTCGACCAGAAACTGTACAATCTCAACCCAGATTTTTTGTCGTATACGTTGTCGAAAGCAGCATTGCAGACGGCTACCACGATGCTGGCCCAGGCGCTGGCACCGAAGCTGCGCGTCGTCGGCGTCGCGCCCGGTATCACGCTCGTCTCGGGCGACCAGAGTGCGGACGGCTTCGAGCGCGCGCACCAGGTCACGCCGCTGGGACGCTCGTCCACGCCGCAGGACATCGTCGACGCCGTGTGCTACGCGGCCCATGCGAAGGCGC includes:
- a CDS encoding SDR family oxidoreductase; this encodes MTQTFSTPDSIGTPVDRPHAGRARVALVTGAGRRIGRAIALGMAEAGWDVAVHYRQSASDADEVVAAIRALGRRAVALHADLAIDAAVRALPRQAVHLLGALDCIVNNASLFEYDKPDDFSPALLATHMQCNVAAPLLLAQELHALVPDGGQAVVINLLDQKLYNLNPDFLSYTLSKAALQTATTMLAQALAPKLRVVGVAPGITLVSGDQSADGFERAHQVTPLGRSSTPQDIVDAVCYAAHAKALTGTTLLVDGGQHLMPLARDVMFLTK
- a CDS encoding class I SAM-dependent methyltransferase — protein: MSLPLPSSDALAASQALQRMIAAEIADQGGAIPFARFMELALYAPNLGYYSGGAAKLGRDGDFTTSPEISPLFGATLARAAAAIMAQSAPNIIEFGAGTGKLAYDVLTTLGELGVRVDSYTIIELSGELRARQQEVLKDFPQVRWTHDFPVAFRGVVLANEVLDAMPVELVVRDAGRWLRQMVTVEDGRFAFTPAEPDAALVDQIARQIPDADTLQDGYLTEVHPVACGFMRSLAQMFEKGKGAAILIDYGFPAHEYYFDERTSGTLMCHYRHHAHPDPFYLPGLQDITAHVDFTAMALAAHGAGLDVLGYMSQAAFLLAAGIGELLLKTDPEDALRYLPQSKAVQKLVSPAEMGELFKVLIVGSGVALEPAIERADRSHKL